The Miscanthus floridulus cultivar M001 unplaced genomic scaffold, ASM1932011v1 fs_276_1_2, whole genome shotgun sequence genome contains the following window.
ATGGAGCTTGGAGACGGAGGACGAGGCACCGGTGACCGGGTCTGGCAGCAGCTGCAGTCGGTGGGGCGGCTGGCAGCATACCTGACGCGGAGGATTCCTCCTCTCCGCGGGAGACGGAGGTGCCATGGGGATGGGGGGCGTCGCGGGGGATGACGACAGCGGCAGCATGTCGGAGGGGCGGTGGCGCGGCGGATTGGAACGGTCGGATGGCCACATGGCGCTGTGAAGCCATGACACACTAGCCCGTggggatttgatttttttttcttgttgaGAGCGGCGCATGCGGCAATGAGTGCACTTAATGGTAGCATTACCGTTTTTCCTAAGGAAGATAACTCATCACAGCTGGTTTATCTACAAATCTGCCGAAATGTCGTGTTATCTGTGTTGCCTCAGTTAATAATCGACACTTACAAGTCATGCGGAGCACCGAGCACGCCCGTTAGCTCCTGCATCGGCCGCCATGGTGAGTCGACGCTGAGCTGCTGGCGCAGAAAACAATGGACCAACACTAGGGTCACACAAAAGCAGGGTACAGACATACAAAGTTGCAAAACAATGGACCAACATCTGGGTCACACAAAAGCAGGCTACAGACATGCAAAGTTGTAAACTGTGGTTATCATCATTCCTTATGTTTCTGATACAATTGTCCCATTGTTTCAACAAACAACAGCAAGCACGAACACAGAACACTGGTCAGAGTTCAGCGAGTTCCCTGTACATTCAGTTCAGAGACCAGAAAGCAAGGCATCATAAACCTGTTCCAAGAGGGGCTTCTTTCTCTACAAGATCTTGCCCGCTGCGTCTTTACAAGGGATCAGATGACTCGTGCGAAAATTAGAACAAATTCAATCCATCCGATTCCAAAGGTTCCTTATCTGACGGCTCATCGCTGAAAACTCTCTCCCTTGCCTTCTCAGACTGCAAAGACGGAAACAGGTCAATAAGCTATAAATCAGTTTTCTTCCTGTGGTCAGCGACTCAGCGTTGATAAGGGGGAAAAAGGCTTGCATAGGTTTATAGAAAGCACAAACCATCTTCTGCCAGTTGCTGAAGAATGTTATAACTGCAAGAAGTAAGAACTGCACTATGGAGCCGCAGGAAATGCCCATCCAAAGCCCTTTCGCCTCCATCTTCAGAACAAAACCGAGGAAGAGTGCTGTTGGAATCCCAACGAGATAGAACGAGCCCAGGTTGACATAGGCGCCCAAGTGTTGCCACCCGCATCCTCGGGCGATACCTGATGATCACAAAACTAGAAGGGTTAGCATTTAACACCAATGTATCCTGGGAGGAACATAGAGGACATGAACAATCAGAATGCTTCTGTTGTGAAGTACAGTGGTGTCAGTCATCAAGCATTACAAAATGACAGCCACACTCTTGCGTGTTGTTTTAAGTTCAGATCGCTATTCACGTGCCCAAACACTCTTCAGAAGAAGTAAACCAAAATATGTAGCAGACAGAAATACCACTAGTAGCTAGGAGAAAAGGTGTAATTTGCATACATAGTGATGTGGAGCCTGCTTACGGTAACATCTCTGCTAGATGCGTGTTGATGAAAACACCGGCATCCATGTTCACGTAAGAGCCCATTTTTGAAGGAACAAACAAGTAACTCCCCAAGtaacaaaattttgcttccacAACACAGAATAGCATTAGTATCGTGGAACAAAGTAAAAACAGAAGCGGCATCTTACCTGGTATGAAATTGGTATGACTGACAAAAACATTAATGTTCACTTGCCACCTGACAGAGCTTGTTACCGAAATTGAGAAGAGCACGCAGATTCAATTATGCAGGTCAAACTATGGGTAAAAGGTGTAGTAATTTGGTGTAAAGAGCAAAAACAAATTGTTTCATAACTTCACAGGTATAATTGGAAGATGTCTTTTCGAGGTTCAAAAAGCAGGAAAATACTTTTCCTTTGTACTCTTTGGATGAAGAGAAAGACAGATAAACAATTTAAGAAAGTTAAGAGATGTAACCTGATAGAACACCTTGTAGACTGTCAGCAGCAACAGAGACGCACAGAAAGGGAACCATTGCATTGACATACGTGACAACATCCTTATCGCTGCTATATGCATAGCCCAAGATGTGCTGTGACGCTAACAATATAATTGTGATTATAACTGCTTCCATCACTGCAATACACATGACAACCCGAACAGATGATCGAGCTCCTTCAGGGTTACCACCACCCAATTCATTTGCTACCCTAGTGCTGCTCATTGGACAGCATAAACGAAGTTAATTGTGGCTTTGTATTGATATGGAAGTAGTATCTAGGAGtggttaagcttcttcataccttgCAGCCGCTCCAAGCCCATAAGGTATAGTATACATTAACGTGATAGTCGTCAAACTGATGAAGAGAATGCAAATACTTTTAGAAAAAAGCAATGTACTGCAACTGCACGTTACTGTAGATGTGAAAGTACTTACCAGATTGAAAGAACTGAAGTTTGCAGCTCTGGATTTGGTAAAATCCCTGAGACAAGAATAAGGATCTCAAAAGACCACCATTCGAAACTATAAATTTGTGGAATAGAATTCATTAACCCAATATGGAATCTTAcacagaagaagagaaagaagcttgttctctaaaaaaaaaagagagaagcttAAGAACATCACTATACTTACCACAACATCAGTGCAGATGGCAGGGCTAGGCGTAGAAACACACCAACTCCTTTGAAAGCCTCAACAGTAGGAGGTGAGCGGGTTTCCTTACAAGAATTCGAACATCTGATGTAAGCAGCAAGCATAATCACATTTAACCAATATGACAAGCTTATCGCCAAAGAAGCTCCAATATACCCCAAACTGGTCTTGAACACTAATAACCAACAAAGAGGAATGTGCAAGAGCAAAGTTGCAATGGAGGACCAAAGCATAGGAAATATCAGACTCTGAGACTGTAGAAATTTTGTGAGAGGCTGGCTGATGGCGTATGCAAAGAGACCTGGAATCAGCCAGGCTATGTATCTCCCAGCTTCCTTTGAGATCAAGGGGTCCTGACCTATGAGGATCAGGAGTTTGCCTAAGAATGCCCACAGAAGTGAAATTGGAATGCTCACAACAATGAGTGTGACTATAGCTCTATAGGTGTGCATCCCCAGTTTGTCATACTGTTTTGCCCCATAGGCTTGACCGCATAGAGTTTCCAATCCACTTGCCATCCCAATCTGTTTTAGAAGCACAAAAGTTAAGTTATGGGAAGAACAATAATATTGGCTTACAGGAAGAACAATAATATTGGCAATAGTTTCATTAGATCAGAAGATAGTTGCACAAAGATAAAAAAAATGAAGACGATGCTAGTAGTTGTGCTAAATACGTGGTTACGCCAGAAGTGCTGGATAAGGAGAGCAAGTTTTTACTTGAATGAAGCATAAGTTGCTATTTTTTTTTTACTGAAAAGCATAAGTTGCTTGATGTACCCCTCGCAAGAAAAAGTCTGCTTCATGTGCCACCAT
Protein-coding sequences here:
- the LOC136531088 gene encoding protein DETOXIFICATION 14-like, which translates into the protein MEERVPLLPQYTLRNGDGREEKCGGGVRWWRDLLAREAGKVGCVALPMAAVSMSQYAVQVASNMMVGHLPGVLPLSASAIATSLATVSGFSLLIGMASGLETLCGQAYGAKQYDKLGMHTYRAIVTLIVVSIPISLLWAFLGKLLILIGQDPLISKEAGRYIAWLIPGLFAYAISQPLTKFLQSQSLIFPMLWSSIATLLLHIPLCWLLVFKTSLGYIGASLAISLSYWLNVIMLAAYIRCSNSCKETRSPPTVEAFKGVGVFLRLALPSALMLCFEWWSFEILILVSGILPNPELQTSVLSICLTTITLMYTIPYGLGAAASTRVANELGGGNPEGARSSVRVVMCIAVMEAVIITIILLASQHILGYAYSSDKDVVTYVNAMVPFLCVSVAADSLQGVLSGIARGCGWQHLGAYVNLGSFYLVGIPTALFLGFVLKMEAKGLWMGISCGSIVQFLLLAVITFFSNWQKMSEKARERVFSDEPSDKEPLESDGLNLF